The genomic interval ATTGCGCTGACAGAGATCGTATCGACGAGGCACGGCAGGAACTCCATCGTatcatcaatgacagggagatGAGGGATGCCATCATCTTGATATTTGCCAATAAGCAAGACCTTCCCGACGCCATGAAACCACACGAAATCCAAGAGAAGCTAGGATTGACGCGTATCCGAGATAGGAATTGGTACGTTCAACCCTCATGTGCCACCACAGGTGATGGACTCTATGAGGGCCTGACATGGCTAACTTCCAATTACAAATCTTAATGATTGAGTGCTGACTGTTTTAGGTCAAAACTATAGTAAAGTTTCAAAGAACCTCTCCAATGAGTATGGTTAAATACAAATTTGTTAgcctcatttattttttaatacttgcATCTACCCCATGACTAATTTATCTGCAAATTGGATTGTTGGTTTTCAAAAAAATGCTCGACATGTGTAGCAGACTTGTATCACAACATTTTAGGGCTTGCTTCTTGAATATTTTAATCAGTTCTATTGTGGAAGCCACAAACAGTTCACCACCTTTGCCTGttgtttttcctgttttatatcatttttctAATGACGCTGAATTTCTCTGCATCTTAGGTTGGGGTTCTTTAAAaatttttgcttgttttctgtTAAAGCGGATCTTAACTATTTTAACTTTGACCCAGTACTATACTCAATAGTACTTCTGAGAAAAGTATTGATTGCTGCAAACGAGAGTGTATTGCCATTGCTGTCCGTCTTGACTCGAGAGAagaaatatttcacatttcatcAGCCATTTCCCTCAATACCCCTATGTGGGGCTATATAGTAAACTGATGTGTCATGTCTTAATGCCTAAATGTGTGGAGGATTCAACAACGGGGCCTCCAATATCTCTGAACATGCTTGTTGGGATGTATTTTTTAGTTCTGATGGAGGAAAAAGACAGAGTGGCTCATGTCATTCCTCTAAAGGAATGTCTTTCTGCTCCAAGTACTCTCGATCTGATATTGATTAGTCTCAGTCTTGGGACATGATATGATAGCCTGTATCTGTAGCATGAAGTACAGCAAACCTTCACCAGGGTCCATCTGTCATGTGGtcaaaaatatggaaaacaccTTGTCTAGCAACTCCTGTTTTGATCAGGGTGGAGTTGAGATCCATGTACAGACCTTGTCATTGTAATGTCTTATTAAAAAAGTGATTTGAAATCTGTTTCTGTAATGTTAATTTATAAAATTATGCTTTGCTCCTGTTATTTTgttgaatgtttattttggggaaaaactaaATAGGATCGTCTAAATTGTCTGAAGTTACTAACTTTCCTAGCCAGGGAGACTTCCGAGAAACTAGAAATTGAAAGTTTCTGCCCACCCTGCCCTTGCCTGTCAATGGGAGATTGTTCATTACAGGAAGTTAAACTGTTTGGCTCTATAGAGCCAGAGCATAACTTCATAATTGTTTGCGTGTGAGTGGGCGTCAGTATATGCTGCATGGCGTATTGTGTATATGGGAAGTTGTCTGAGGAATTAATCAGTTCAATGAAGtaaagttttgttttgtgtgttggGCCAAAACAAGATTTAAAACAGTTAATGAATTAAGTtaactttttaaacaaaagtatACCTCTAATAAAGTGGAaggtttttttgtgatttaaaaaaaaagacctagatttttttttaaatcaatatttataGGGACCTGGGATTTCAAGTAATTAGAGACCCCTTTTCTGTTGACGTAATCAATAGCTGCATGCGCAgcatttgctgaaaaaaaatggcgtgaTGCTGATGTTCACGTGggatatttacagtttttgacTGTTCAAATAATATCAACATGAATAACTGTTGTGTCCTAAGGTGTACAAATTGGACtaaaaacattgaattatttagcttttttcaaGATGAAACAGACTTCAGAAACACTCTTTAAGATACTTTCCATCTAAAAATTTGTATAGTAATTTTTGCAGTTGCTGTGATGAATCAtgcattttgggatgtgggaggaaaccggatttcccgagaaaacatgaaaacttcacacaggaaggaaAGAAAGTCACCAAGTGGAGAAAAAACACGGCACAATAGTGACAATCGCACAGCCCCCCCtcatttaaatgtcaaaacattgtaatattgttttcaaaatacCTATTAACATCCATTCTTAAATTAATCTGATTTACATGCTCCTAATGTGATGGTACTCTCAAAATGCTGAAACTGGAAAAACTGGCAATACCAGTCAATAGTGtttgattgtttaaaaaaaaagtcgacaaataatattttaaaaagtcaaacaatTTAAGAATAAGCAAGGAATGGTATATTGAGGCCTGAAAATGATCTGTAGCCTCATACTGTGTTAACACTAGCTATAACATGAGGTGAAAGAAGTGAGCATTCTTTAGGGGTTTCATTTCCCTCATCACTGCTGACCTCATTAAATTCTTCCCAATTCTGTTGCAGCCGTTGCTGATTAATCAGTTCCTTCTTCTCATTATGACAATCTTGCATGAATGCATCATATATgaatgaatgcctttattgtctcTGCACAATTGTACGAGATCGAGTTGCTCTTTACCGTGCCAATAACATTAACAGTAGTAAGtagtaaaatataaataataaaaaaaaagatgaatacaaTATAAATTGAGTTAGAGATAGCAGCAACAAATATAGGATATAGAATTACAGCGTACTTTTGCAGATTTTCACTTTGAGGCCATAAATGTTTGCTTTCTAACCacaaaacagacagacattcatgtaaacagcaaaaacatgaaatgttacatttttgtaAACTGTCAAATTCTGCATGCTCTACCCCCTTGTTTTTGATTGAAGAGTTTGTTGTTTAACACAAATTGACCTTCAGAGTGAATATCACTGTGAGTCTGTTAGCTGCTGATGGCACTTTAATTGGGCTGGAATGGCCACTTAGGTTCACACCATTTCATTACAACTGTATGATTCTTGCTGCTTTATTAATTAACACCACAACCCCTCCTCTATAGAGATGAGTCCAGCTGGTATATTTCTCAATTCCCCAGAGGCATGGAATGCCTTCCACTTGTGGACAGAAAAGCTTGAGTTTCAAACCGTCATAAAATGAGTCTCgttctttttgttgttaaaacaaaaattgtcTTGAGATTTTTCCTAATTGATACTTTACTCATCCACTATACGTACTTACTTCATTTCCTTCCAAGTTCCAATCCAGTTTTGTTTTGGGTTGACCATAAGACATGCTTATTGGTTCAGTTGCTATGGCGATGGCCTGTTGGGACATCTGCGGGTGGTGCTTTCAAAATGCAAGGAGACCACAAATTTCCATTGACTTCATTAATGATGAAAGGAAAGAGAAATGGCTGCTGACAGTTCTACCCTATTCTTTTCCTTGCTCTCCAGAAAAAGTCTCCACTCGTGGGGTGAataaatttgcattaaaaaaagtcctattactattattacattGAAATTGAGTGCAAAAATGTAAGGGAAAAAAGAGGATTACTGGATTAATCTGGATACTACCAcgtaaaccacaggtgtcaaagtggcggcctggggg from Stigmatopora argus isolate UIUO_Sarg chromosome 15, RoL_Sarg_1.0, whole genome shotgun sequence carries:
- the arf6b gene encoding ADP-ribosylation factor 6b translates to MGKMLSKIFGNKEMRILMLGLDAAGKTTILYKLKLGQSVTTIPTVGFNVETVTYKNVKFNVWDVGGQDKIRPLWRHYYTGTQGLIFVVDCADRDRIDEARQELHRIINDREMRDAIILIFANKQDLPDAMKPHEIQEKLGLTRIRDRNWYVQPSCATTGDGLYEGLTWLTSNYKS